TCACCGTCATCCCGCCGTTCACCGATCTGCGCAGCGTGCAGACGCTGGTCGACGGGGACAAGCTGCGCCTCACCTACGGCGCCCAGGACGTGTCCCAGCACGATTCGGGTGCCTACACCGGCGAGATCAGCGGTGCGTTCCTGGCCAAGCTGGGTGTCACCTTCGCCGTCGTCGGGCACTCCGAACGCCGCACCTACCACGGCGAGACCGACGAACTGGTCGCCGCCAAGGCCAAGGCGGCGCTCAAGCACGGGCTGACCCCCATCGTGTGCATCGGTGAGCCGCTGGAGATCCGTGAAGCGGGCAACCACGTCGAGTTCAACGTGACCTCGCTGCGCGGGTCGCTGGCCGGGCTGACGGCCGAGCAGATCGGCCAGACCGTCATCGCCTACGAACCGGTCTGGGCGATCGGCACCGGCCGGGTGGCCAGCGCCGCCGACGCACAGGAGGTGTGTGCCGCCATTCGCGCCGAGTTGGCGGAATTGGCCGACAAGGACGTGGCCGCGTCGGTGCGGGTGCTCTACGGCGGGTCGGTGAACGCCAAGAACGTCGGCGAGATCGTCGGACAGACCGATGTGGACGGCGCCCTGGTCGGTGGTGCCTCGCTGGACGGGGAGCAGTTCGCCACCCTGTCGGCGATCGCCGCCGGTGGGCCCCTGCCTTGATCGACCCGGGCGTGATTTGCGCACATCGACCGGTGCTCAGCGCCGGTTTCCGTGCGCAAATCACGCCCGTGTAGGCTGTCCGCCATGGAACTCGCTCTGCAGATCGTGCTGATCATCACCAGTCTTCTGACGGTGTTGCTCGTGCTGCTGCATCGGGCCAAGGGCGGCGGTCTCTCCACGCTCTTCGGTGGCGGCGTGCAGTCCAGCCTCTCCGGTTCGACCGTGGTGGAGAAGAACCTGGACCGCCTGACGCTCTTCGTCGTCGGCATCTGGCTGGTGTCCATCATCGGCATGGCACTGCGCATCAAGTACAACGCATAGGTCGGGCCTCGTTCTGCGCCCTGTGTGCGCGGCGCGGATAATCGACTGATGGCTGACGCTGGAGATTCTGTCCTCGCCCCTGTCGGATCGGTGCGTCGAACGCAGGTCGGCCGTGAGGCCACCGAGCCGATGCGCGAGGACATCCGGTTGCTCGGGGCCATTCTCGGTGACACCGTCCGGGACCAGAACGGCGATGCCGTCTTCGATCTCGTCGAACGTGCCCGGGTGGAGTCCTTCCGGGTCCGCCGGTCCGAGATCGATCGGACCGAACTGGCCGACCTGTTCCGGGATATCGATGTGCACCAGGCGATTCCGGTCATCCGGGCGTTCACCCATTTCGCCTTGCTGGCCAATGTGGCCGAGGACATCCACCGCGAGCGGCGCCGCGCGATCCACGAAGCGGCCGGCGAGCCGCCGCAGGACAGCACCCTGGCGGCCACCTACCGCAAACTCGATGCGGCGCAGCTGGACGCCGCCGAGGTCGCGGACGCGCTGACCGGCGCGCTGGTGTCGCCGGTGATCACCGCGCACCCCACCGAAACCCGGCGTCGCACCGTTTTCGACACCCAACACCAGATCACCGAACTCATGCGGCTGCGTCTGCACGGCCACACCCGGACCGAGGCCGGTCGTGACATCGAGACCGAACTGCGCAGGCACATCCTCACGCTCTGGCAGACCGCGTTGGTGCGGCTGTCACGGCTGAAGATCTCCGATGAGATCGAGACCGGCCTGCGGTACTACCCGGCGGCGTTCCTGGAGGTCATTCCGCGGGTGAACGCCGAGGTCCGGGCGGCCCTGCAGGAACGCTTCCCGGACGCCGACCTGCTGGCCCAGCCGATCCTGCGTCCGGGATCCTGGATCGGCGGTGACCGTGACGGCAACCCGAACGTCACCGCCGAGGTGGTGCGGCTGGCCACCGGTCGGGCCGCCTTCACCGCCTTCGACCATTACTTCGGTGAGATCACCGCGCTGGAGGAGGAGCTGTCCATGTCGGCGCGGCTGGTGCGGGTCAGCGACGCGCTGACCGCGCTCGCCGACGTGTGCCACGAGCCCGCCCGCAGCGATGAACCCTACCGCCGGGCGCTGCGTGTCATCCACGCCCGGCTCACCGCCACGGCCGCGCAGATCCTGGACCGCCAGCCCGAGCACGAACTCGATCTCGGCTTGCCGGCCTACGAGACCCCGTCCGAGCTGCTCGAAGAGCTGGACACCGTCGATGAATCGCTGCGCGCCAACGGCTCTGCGGTGCTCGCCGACGACCGGCTGGCGCGCCTGCGGGAAGCGGTGCGGGTCTTCGGTTTCCACCTGTCCGGGTTGGATATGCGACAGAACTCGGAGGTACACGAGAACGTGGTCGCCGAGCTGCTGGCCTGGGCCGGGGTGCATGACGACTACCTGTCGCTGGCCGAGGACGACCGGGTGGCGCTGCTGGCCGCCGAGATCGGCACCCGGCGGCCGCTGATCGGTCCCGGTGCCCATCTCTCGGAGCTGGCGAGCAAGGAGCTCGGCATCGTCAACGCCGCGGCGCGGGCCGTGAGAGTATTCGGGCCGCAGGCGATTCCGAACTACGTCATCTCGATGTGCCAGTCGGTTTCCGACATCCTGGAGGCGGCGCTGCTGCTCAAGGAGGCCGGCCTGTTCGACACCTCCGGGGACGAACCGTACGTGCCGGTCGGGATCGTGCCGTTGTTCGAGACCATCGACGATCTGCAGCGCGGATCCTCGATCCTGGAAGCGGTCCTCGACGTCCCGGTGTACGCCGCGGCGGTGGCCGCCCGCGGCGGCCAGCAGGAAGTCATGCTGGGATATTCGGACTCCAACAAGGACGGCGGCTATCTGGCCGCGAACTGGGCGCTGTACCGCGCCGAACTCGACCTCGTCGAGTCCGCGGAGAAGACCGGAATCCGGTTGCGGCTGTTCCACGGTCGC
This region of Mycolicibacterium diernhoferi genomic DNA includes:
- the ppc gene encoding phosphoenolpyruvate carboxylase codes for the protein MADAGDSVLAPVGSVRRTQVGREATEPMREDIRLLGAILGDTVRDQNGDAVFDLVERARVESFRVRRSEIDRTELADLFRDIDVHQAIPVIRAFTHFALLANVAEDIHRERRRAIHEAAGEPPQDSTLAATYRKLDAAQLDAAEVADALTGALVSPVITAHPTETRRRTVFDTQHQITELMRLRLHGHTRTEAGRDIETELRRHILTLWQTALVRLSRLKISDEIETGLRYYPAAFLEVIPRVNAEVRAALQERFPDADLLAQPILRPGSWIGGDRDGNPNVTAEVVRLATGRAAFTAFDHYFGEITALEEELSMSARLVRVSDALTALADVCHEPARSDEPYRRALRVIHARLTATAAQILDRQPEHELDLGLPAYETPSELLEELDTVDESLRANGSAVLADDRLARLREAVRVFGFHLSGLDMRQNSEVHENVVAELLAWAGVHDDYLSLAEDDRVALLAAEIGTRRPLIGPGAHLSELASKELGIVNAAARAVRVFGPQAIPNYVISMCQSVSDILEAALLLKEAGLFDTSGDEPYVPVGIVPLFETIDDLQRGSSILEAVLDVPVYAAAVAARGGQQEVMLGYSDSNKDGGYLAANWALYRAELDLVESAEKTGIRLRLFHGRGGTVGRGGGPSYDAILAQPPGAVRGSLRITEQGEVIAAKYAEPRIAHRNLETLLAATLESTLLDIEGLGDSAEDAYAVLDDLAARAQRAYSELVHETPGFVEYFKESTPVSEIGALNIGSRPTSRKPTTAISDLRAIPWVLAWSQSRVMLPGWYGTGTAFEEFVAGGAGRLEVLQDLYERWPFFRTVLSNMAQVLSKSDLGLAARYSELVADEDLRARVFDKIVAEHERTVRMHGLITGQDDLLADNPALARSVFNRFPYLEPLNHLQVELLRRYRSGDEDELVQRGILLTMSGLASALRNSG
- the tpiA gene encoding triose-phosphate isomerase, which codes for MARKPLIAGNWKMNLNHFEAIALVQKIAFALPDKYFDKVDVTVIPPFTDLRSVQTLVDGDKLRLTYGAQDVSQHDSGAYTGEISGAFLAKLGVTFAVVGHSERRTYHGETDELVAAKAKAALKHGLTPIVCIGEPLEIREAGNHVEFNVTSLRGSLAGLTAEQIGQTVIAYEPVWAIGTGRVASAADAQEVCAAIRAELAELADKDVAASVRVLYGGSVNAKNVGEIVGQTDVDGALVGGASLDGEQFATLSAIAAGGPLP
- the secG gene encoding preprotein translocase subunit SecG, whose amino-acid sequence is MELALQIVLIITSLLTVLLVLLHRAKGGGLSTLFGGGVQSSLSGSTVVEKNLDRLTLFVVGIWLVSIIGMALRIKYNA